Genomic window (Candidatus Aminicenantes bacterium):
GGGATGAAAAGCGGTCGAGATAGAAGGAGCCATTTTTTGAAAAGGTCACGGCATGGGTGCCGTCCCGGCTGGTCACACGCCGCGGAGCGCCGCCCGTGATGGATATCCGGTAGAGGTCGCTCCGGGTGGAGTCCTCCTTGTCGGCGCTGAAGAAGACCAGCCCCTTTTTTTCATCCACGAACTCGATCCCCCTCACCGACCACGGGCCGCTGGTGATCATCCGTTCCAGGCCGTTCGCCTGGATGCGGTAAAGGTGGTTCCAGCCGCTCTTGCTCGAGAGCAGCAGAACGCTTTCGTCGGCCATGGGAAAAAATTCATCCTTGGCGAGCGCATCGACCCAGGTCTTGCGCTGCTCGCGGTAGACCAAGCCTATTTTTTTGCTGGCCAGGGAATAACTGAAGAGTTTCCAGTCGTCCTGGCCGCGGTTCATCCATTGCAGGTACAATTTCCCGCTGTCATGGCTCCAATCCAGTACGGTCAGGTAATGGTCGCCGCTATCGGGGAAAGCGATCCACTCCGTGCGGCGCGTGGCCAGGTCAAAGACGCCGATGGTGACGGTCGGGTTGGGGAAGCCGGCCTTGGGGTAGCGCTGCATCTCCAGGCGTCCGTAGGGACCGCTGGCGTCAAACAGGGGGAACTGCGGCACCCGGCTCTGGTCGAAGCGCAGGAAGGCAATTTTGCCGCTGTCGGGGCTCCAGTCAAAGGCGCGGTAGCGGCTGGCCCGGCCCAGGATCTCCTCGTAGTACACCCAGGAGGCGTAGCCGTTCAGTATCTCGTCGCTGCCGTCGCTGGTAACCTGGACGGGTAGACTGCCGTCGGCACCGCAGACGAACAGGTTTCCTGCCGCCGTATAGGCCAGGAAACGGCCGTCCGGTGAAAAGACGGGATTCTTTTCAGCCGCAACGGTGGCGGTGATGCGGGTGACCGTTGCCGGATTCTTCCGGAAAACATATATATCATCCTGGTGCAGAAAGGCCAGCCGGGAATAATCGGCGTTGTGGTCATCCGGCTTGCTGGAGTTCAGGCTCAGCGGCGTCAGCGCTTTCAGCTCCTGGGGATCCAGCAGGACTTGCGCCCGGCCGCTGCCGGCATCGACGGCCAGCCATTTACCGTCGCGGTTCTCGACGAAACGGAGGTCGTCAAGCCAGCCGGGAATGTCAGGCAAGGGTTTCAGCAGCGCGTCGCCGCGGTTGAGGTAAACCCCTTCGAAGGTCAGCTTTTCAGCCGATCCGCCATGAAGGGAGAAGAAGAAAAGGCCAAGCAGCCAAACGAGTATTTTCATCGGTTCTCCATGTTGAGCATTCGCGTCAACGCACTCCGGCGCAATCGCGGGCGCGGCTTTGGAAATCAAATGACAAAACCACTGGGGATTTCCATGTCTTTGGGAATGACGACAATGCCGTCGACGATATTGTAGCGGTCGTGGGTAAAACTCGTCAGACCTTTTTCATTCACGATGCGCGCCCCGTCGCCGATGCGGACGTTCTTGTCCAGGATGGCGTTGCGGATGACGCAGTTGCGACCGATGCCGACCGGGCCGCGCTGGCGGGTCGCATCCTCGGCCTTTTCCTCCAGGCTTTCATAGTAATCGGCCCCCATCATCACCACCCGCTCCAGGTGGGAATTGGCGCGGATGATCGAGCGGATGCCGATGATGGTGTTGACCAGGTGGCTGCCCTCGATGATCGAGCCTTCGGAGATCAGCGAGTAATGGACGTCGCAGTTCTCGATCTTCGAGCCGGGCAGGAAACGCTTGCGGGTGTAGATCGGCGCCGCTTCATTGTAAAAATCGAAATGGGGAATGGGGGTGGCGAAATCCAGGTTGGCGTGGAAGAAGGCCTTGATGGTTCCGATGTCCTCCCAGTAATCGTTGAACACGTAGGCGAAGACCTGGCGGTCGGCGATGGAATCGGGGATGACCTCGCGGCCGAAATCCTCCTTGGCATTGTGTTCCAGCAGGTCGATCAGCACGTCCTTTTTGAAAATATAGATGCCCATGGATGCGATGTAATTCAGCCCTTTTTCCTTCAAGCCAAGGTATTCGTCGGGAGTGAACAGTTCGTTCAGCAGCGCCTCGGTCTTGGGCTTTTCCACGAAGCGGATGATGCGCCGGTGGTCATCGATCTGCAGAATGCCGAATTCTCCCGCCTGCTGGCGCGGGACCGGCTTAACGGCCAGGGTGATGTCGGCTTTTTTCTCCCGGTGGCGATCCAGGAAGTCGCGCAGGTTGATGCGGTACAATTGGTCGCCGGAAAGGATGACCACTGTGCTTGCTTTCTGATTCTTGATGTAGTGGATGTTCTTGCGCACGGCGTCCGCCGTTCCCTGGTACCAGTTCGAATCGTCGATGGTCTGCTGGGCGGCGAGGATCTGCAGAAATCCGTCCGAGAAGCCGTCGAAGCGGTAGGACTGGGCGATATGGCGGTGCAGGGAAGCGGTATTGAACTGGGTCAGGACCATGATTTTCCTGATGTTCGAATGCAGGCAGTTGGAAATCGGGATGTCGATCAGGCGGAACTTGCCGCCGATGGGGACCGCCGGCTTGGCCCGGTACTTGGTCAGTGGATAAAGCCGCGTTCCCCGGCCGCCGCCAAGAATAACCGCGAGCACGTCTTTCATGCGCGTCTCCTGCCGCCAAGCGGTGGCGTATTTTTTCCCCGTTCATGATAGACAGCAGACAGGTAATTGTCAATAAGGTAGGGGGTCAAAACATCAGATTTCTTCCAGCTTGCCGCCGTGCAACAGATATCTCTTGTCGGTTAGGGCCGCCAGCTGCGAATTGTGGGTGGCAATGACGGCGGTGAGCCCGCGCTCGCGGATCAGCTGCTTGAACAGCTGGAACACCGTTTCCCCGGTCTTCCAGTCCAGGCTGCCGATCGGCTCGTCGGCCAGCAGCAGGCGCGGCGAGTTGATCAGGCTGCGGGCAATGGCCGCCCGCTGTTTTTCGCCCCCCGACAGCTGGTAGGGCATGACGGCGAATTTTTCAGCCAAGCCGACTTCGCGAAGCAGTTCCCCGGCCGCGGCAAAGGCCTTTTCCCGCCCGAACGTCTGGATCAGCGCCGGGGCGGCCACGTTCTCCAGCACCGTGAGCTCGGGCATCAGGTAATGGAACTGGAAAACGAAACCGATGTCGCGGTTGCGGTAGGCGGCCAGGCGCTTGCGGCTGAATGCGGCGATGTCGTCGCCGGCGAAACGGACCATCCCCCGATCCGGACGGTCCAGCGAGCCCAGCAGGTGCAGCAGGGTGCTTTTGCCGGAACCGGAGGCGCCGGTGACGGCCACCAGGCTCCCCTGCTCCACGTGCAGGCCGAGGTTCTGCAGGATGACCAGCTTGTTGC
Coding sequences:
- a CDS encoding DPP IV N-terminal domain-containing protein gives rise to the protein MKILVWLLGLFFFSLHGGSAEKLTFEGVYLNRGDALLKPLPDIPGWLDDLRFVENRDGKWLAVDAGSGRAQVLLDPQELKALTPLSLNSSKPDDHNADYSRLAFLHQDDIYVFRKNPATVTRITATVAAEKNPVFSPDGRFLAYTAAGNLFVCGADGSLPVQVTSDGSDEILNGYASWVYYEEILGRASRYRAFDWSPDSGKIAFLRFDQSRVPQFPLFDASGPYGRLEMQRYPKAGFPNPTVTIGVFDLATRRTEWIAFPDSGDHYLTVLDWSHDSGKLYLQWMNRGQDDWKLFSYSLASKKIGLVYREQRKTWVDALAKDEFFPMADESVLLLSSKSGWNHLYRIQANGLERMITSGPWSVRGIEFVDEKKGLVFFSADKEDSTRSDLYRISITGGAPRRVTSRDGTHAVTFSKNGSFYLDRFSSLRQPPSLSLCSRAGRPFRVLGESLTANLRRVALGKAELFKIPAADGLMLPAGWILPPDFDAKKKYPVILSIYGGPDSRSVIDAFPRRLDDYFLAQQGIIVLKVDHRGSGHFGRKMVEAMHRCLGKWELADYGSAVAYLRTLPFIDGTRIGITGGSYGGYVAALAMAAAPDLFCCGIAEFGVMDWSLYDSVYSERYMDLPAENPDGYQQSSVLSHMQTYRGNLLLTHGSMDDNVHMQNTLQLLNGLLDLGKPVELMIYPGERHGVRGKKAVDEARINLEFWQRKLLAQEEVGPVGPVGPVRQEKKE
- a CDS encoding glucose-1-phosphate adenylyltransferase — encoded protein: MKDVLAVILGGGRGTRLYPLTKYRAKPAVPIGGKFRLIDIPISNCLHSNIRKIMVLTQFNTASLHRHIAQSYRFDGFSDGFLQILAAQQTIDDSNWYQGTADAVRKNIHYIKNQKASTVVILSGDQLYRINLRDFLDRHREKKADITLAVKPVPRQQAGEFGILQIDDHRRIIRFVEKPKTEALLNELFTPDEYLGLKEKGLNYIASMGIYIFKKDVLIDLLEHNAKEDFGREVIPDSIADRQVFAYVFNDYWEDIGTIKAFFHANLDFATPIPHFDFYNEAAPIYTRKRFLPGSKIENCDVHYSLISEGSIIEGSHLVNTIIGIRSIIRANSHLERVVMMGADYYESLEEKAEDATRQRGPVGIGRNCVIRNAILDKNVRIGDGARIVNEKGLTSFTHDRYNIVDGIVVIPKDMEIPSGFVI
- a CDS encoding ABC transporter ATP-binding protein, with translation MAAIVLEAAELEKSFIQPDRNKLVILQNLGLHVEQGSLVAVTGASGSGKSTLLHLLGSLDRPDRGMVRFAGDDIAAFSRKRLAAYRNRDIGFVFQFHYLMPELTVLENVAAPALIQTFGREKAFAAAGELLREVGLAEKFAVMPYQLSGGEKQRAAIARSLINSPRLLLADEPIGSLDWKTGETVFQLFKQLIRERGLTAVIATHNSQLAALTDKRYLLHGGKLEEI